From one Thermodesulfobacteriota bacterium genomic stretch:
- a CDS encoding CarD family transcriptional regulator, whose product MLPRRVEGETVVTFKIGQMAVYPAHGVGVVQAIESKSFSSGKKESFYVL is encoded by the coding sequence ATGCTTCCCAGACGCGTAGAAGGAGAGACGGTGGTGACGTTTAAAATCGGGCAGATGGCGGTGTATCCCGCTCACGGAGTCGGAGTCGTCCAGGCAATCGAATCGAAAAGCTTCTCGAGCGGGAAGAAAGAGTCCTTCTACGTGCT